The sequence below is a genomic window from Candidatus Oleimmundimicrobium sp..
TTTTCACTTGGAAGGCCCCCCTTCGAGACATTCTTTTAATAAGTCCAATGAAGGTCTTCCTGTCCCGCTACAACAGAAATAACTATTTAATTTTCTCCGCTATTTACAACTAAATAAATCCAAAACAAACAATTAAATACACGTTTATGATGTCGGCTTATTATAAATAAACCTTTAATTTTTACTTAAGTTTTCAAAAAGCCAAAGCGCCTATTTACGGCATCTAATGTTGCCCGCACCACAGAATCGTTATTGCTCTGTTTCACAATCGCTGAACCGCTAAACAACTGTTCCTCTGATAAGGATACTACACTTATACAGCAAACAGCCACTTTTTTTCGTCCAAGCGAAATTAAATCAACGTCTTCAAGAGCAAAAACGGAAGAGTCTTGCATAAACTTCTCAATTGCGTCTAAGGTGGCAAGAACCACCAATCGCCTTAACTCAGTTTGAGAAGCAGGTCCCTTTGCAATACCCTCATATTTAACTTCATCTAATGCGAGTGCTACTGTAACTTTGGCTTGAACCCCGGAAAGCTCGGAATTTATGTTGAGAATTTTAGGCCTTGCTTTCTTTGTTAAAGTTACCTCACCGTTGCTCACCTGGGCAATGCTAACTTTTTTATGATCCACCGGTAGTCCATAACTTGCCATCAAAGCGGATTCGATATCCCGAACCAACTGCTTAGGGGCTTTTCCCGGCAAAGCCAACACATGAATTTCTTCAATTGTGTCCCCTTCTCCAGGCACTATCCTTGCAGCCTGCACTTCTTTTATTTGACAAATTGTTTTTTCCGCGTTATCTAAGGTATATTCTTTTTCAATCAAACTAACGACTCTCCTTAACGTTCTACTTTATATATTTCTTTTTCGACAAAAATTTCCCTTTCGATTAGCGGAAATTTGAAAAATTATTTTTTTACGTTATATGAGGGCTCGATTAACCCGTAATTATCATCATTGCGTTTATATACAACATTTGTTTCTTCGGTTATAGCGTTCCGAAATACAAAAAAACTGTGACCAATGAGGTCCATCTGCATTACCGCTTCTTCGGGAGACATTGGCTTTATCGAAAACTGTTTAATTTTAACAATTTCCGGCTCAGTATGCTCCGCGTTACTCTCTTTTTGCTCTGCAGATATTTCTTGTTCCCTTAAGACCTCTTTTAAGCTGGTATATTTTGAGTTGCTCCTGTAAGTTTTACCTTTATATTTTTCAATCTGTCTTTCAAGTTTATCAACAACCTTGTCTATGGATACATACATATCTTTCGAGGAATTTGAGGCCTTAATAAACGGCCCCTTGGTAAAAATAGTTACTCCAACCTTCTGATTGTCGTGAATGCTCGGATTTTTTTCCACATCAAACTCCACTTCAATCTTCATAACCTGGCTAAAATGCCTTGTAATTTTTGATATCTTCTCTTCGGCATGTTTGCGTAGCGCATCCGTAACCTCTATATTGTGTCCTTTTACGATGAACTGCACTCTACCATCTCCTTGTTAAAGCATTTTTAGATTTATAAAGCCCCACGCATAAAAATACATGGGGCTTGTGGGTTAATTTAACCGCACCATTATTTAATACCTCGCACATTTTCTGCCTGTAATCCTTTATCGCCTGTTGTTACCTCAAATTCAACTTCCTGACCCTCTTGAAGTGTTTTAAAACCTTCGTCTTGAATCGCTGAGAAGTGCACAAATACATCTTCTCCGTCTTCCTGCTCAATAAATCCGTACCCCTTCTCCGCGTTAAACCATTTGACTTTCCCTTTCACTACAATCCCTCCTTGAATTTCTTATAAAACTCCTTGATTTACTTATAAATTATGTTATCACAATTTAAGAAATAGTGTCTATGCTAATTAACCATTATATCTTTTTTTAACACCGTGCCTATCGTGCCTACCGTGCCTACCGGCAGGCAGGCCGGCAGGCAGGTATTTAGTTATGCAATGATATCCCTCGTAACAATGGGTACATCCCAAGGTAAGATGTTCAAAAAGAGTTAAAGAAACAACCCCGAATAAGAGCAAGAGCAAAAAGAACCTATGCCAGGTAAATTTGAAGATAATTAAAACAATGAGGGTCACAAACGGAATGAACGGAACTAAGAAAAGAAAGATGTTTTGCCACTGACCTTTGATAAATTTATTAACCGTATCTTTTTTGTAGATACCGGCCACCTTCCCGATGCCCGTGCTGCAAAATTTTCCGTGATAATAACAGCGAACGCAACGATTGTTCATCAAATAGAAGAAGGCTATTAGGCAATAAGCAAAATAAACCAGAAAGATGGACATACCAAATTCAGAAAAGATAATATATGCACCAATTAAAAAGACGATGATATTAAGAATTGTCCTTAAAAAGGGAGTATAAAAAGGATAATCCCCCTCGTAGATCTTGCAAGAATTGGCTTTGTTGTTTCTGCACTTGCCCCCCGGCTTCATTATTAACATTCACCTTTTCCTCAAAAGAAGTTGTATTTTTGGCTCTGTCTAATGCTGTTATTCTTATGGTGTAAACTCCGTTTTTAATAAGGGTACCATCATCATCCCTGCCATCCCAGGTAAAAGTGAAATTCTGGGAGAATTCTTCATTTGTGTAAGTAAAAACTGCATCTCCTTTATTTCCGTTTTCCTTATCTTTTACTTTAAATATTTCAGCAAGATAAGTTGTTGGCTCGTTAGTTGTTGTTTCAATTTCAGCCTTGGTCTCTTTTTTTACGTTTATCAGTTTATTTAAGACCTCGTAATCTACTTCTGGTGGGATTGTATCTATTGTAAATTTCCACATCTTTTCAGTTTCATTTCCTGCTTTATCCGATACTTTGACCTCAATCTCATATTCACCATCATGGAGAGTGGATTCAAGAGCTGCAACGAGAGCGCCCGTTTCTTTACTATATGTAAATCTTAAATCCTCCCCATTTAATGTTAAGGAGATGCTTCCTTCTTCGATGCCTATGCCATTTTCATTACCGTGCCCGCTGGCAGGTAGGTCAAGTAAGTAAGCATAAATTTCAGGAGTGGAATCGTTTATGAAAGAGCCATCTTCGGGAGATAGATTAGATATTGTTGGGGGAGTCATGTCCATGAGCTTATCTATGTCAGAGATTTGGTCAACTATAAAATTTCTCATAAAGTATGCAAACTTTTTATCAGTTGTCGAGGAGGGATTTTTAATGTGCTCTAATATCTCATCTTTTACAATCTCATCGAATAACTCATCATCAGTTATCTTAACCTCAGCGGTAAACCATTCTTCACCATCTCTTAGCTCTGTTTTTTCTTCTATTTGAAGGATACCTTTTTGCTCTGCCTGCTCAACAACATCTAGCCAGAAAAGATATTTGGTTGCCTCAGTCAAATGAAAGCTATCAGGACCTTCCTCTGCGTAATTGAAGCCAGGTAATGGTTCCGCCCAAGCAAATTTAGTATTAAATGGAGATAGAATATCTAAAAACCCTCTTGACTCAGGTAAATAAGCAAGGTGTTCGGGAATATTGGGCACGGGAAGTAAGGGATAAAACCGGACTGGATTTATTTCATTAAACGGAATATGGTTTCTCGGCACCAAATCTTTGGACCAATTTCTTACGGTCTGAACTGAAAGAGCTATGTTTTCCTCAGCTCCCCTGGAGCGCATATTGTATAAGAAAAATGGGGTTTTTCCTGTTGATATGTCCACCAATGTTTTTGAGGCAAGCGTCGCGTGCAACGCAGCAACTGTGCAGTTGAAAATCACTATTCTTTTTTTGATTTCGGATTCAGAGAGTAAATTGGTAAGAGCATATTCTTTAATAACCTCATCAGGTAATCCTGGTTTTTTCTCATGTTCATCAATCAAATAATAATTTACAAGGGCCTTCTGAATTTGTTTCGGCTTAAACCAAAGAGGAAACTTAATGGGACCCCTGGTTAAAAACATATAATAGTCGTAGAGAAATTCGCCATTTAGATGCGGTGGGCCATATAAAGCCATATCAGTTTTATCACTTTTTGGGATAGGAAAAAGCTCCAAATCGTGAGCAACCCAATCGGCAGCAATGTGTCCTCCCCAACCGAGACCACTTGCATAGTATGAAGAAGAGACATTATTAAGTCCCCTTGCCTTTAGCATCAGATAAGCAAAATTTGGTTTATGAGCAAAATCTTCTTCTCTATTTAAATCCGGAGAATGAACATAGTCACATAAATCGCCCATCACAAACATATCGGGGCCCGTTCCATTGTCGCAGTACAGATCAAAATTGCTTTCTTTTATTTCTGGATTTGCTTCGCGATTTATATGCCAGTGTGTTACAGGATCCCAAGCGTAAGAAAGAGGTGTTGAAAAAAACAGGAAACAGAAAGCCATAATTAAGCAAATTATTTTCTTGGTGAGTAACCTAGTCATATATCTCAATAAACGGAACCTCCATCCATCCTTTTTCGTTTATCTCAAGACGATACGGCCCAAAACCTATATCTCTATCCGGAACATCATCGATACCAACCAGATACATGGCATCGCTTGCAGAATAGAAGCTAATCCAGAGGTGGGAGCGGGTCCTTACCTCATATCTCAATCCAAAGATTATTCCGGTTCCCCCCTCATAATCTATGAAGAGTTTGGTTTTGCCGGTTCTTATGTTGTTTGTGTAACCACTTTCTTTGACTCTTTTCTCTGGTTCCGTTAAATCAAAAACGGGACTTAGAACATATTCTTTTCCCGGGTCTTCTGATGAGAAAATTGAGAGGGTTTTGTGAACCCTATCCCCAGCATCAAATCCACTTTTTAAATCAGGAATTTCAATTTTTAGCATGGGACTATTATTGGTTTTTGAGATACTAAACTTAACATCAGGAAAATAATCTAAAGTATATTTATTATGGAAATCTACTGTTTTGTCATACATTTCAATATAAGGTTCATTTTTATACACAGGAAAAGGCAGATAAACCATAACGTTTTTTAGTTGCTCACCTTCTTTTGGATAAATATTTACAGTGTATTCAATTGTTGTGCCCCTAAACTCGCAGTTGCACATTTTAAAACATGTTACAAATAGCAAAATGACGAGCAAAACAGCTGCAGCAAATATTGAAAATATGACAAACTTAGTTTTCTTCTTCATCTCATCACCAACTCGTCTCAACTTGAACTTTAACTTCTTTTGTATCAATCACGCTTCCGTCTTCAATATCTTGCGCTGTCAATCTAATTGTGTATTCTCCATCCGGGGCAAGAAAAACACCCTTGTCGTCATTTAAACCAATCTCGGGACAATCAATCACTCCCCACCATTCATAGTGATCGGATCCAGGTTCTTTTGTGCCAAGATCTATGGATTTTACAATATGTTTTGATGAATTTAGTATCTCCAGAGTTAAATTAGCTTCTTTGTTTAAATCATAGTGCAAGGTTGCCCTTTCATCTTTTTTATAAGGGTCAAGGACTTGAGGAGAAACTGAAATATCAGAAATTATTGACAGCGGTTTAGAAGATTTAAACGCTAAAAATATTTTGGTGCTTAAATTGGCAAAAACCATTCCTTCAGCAACAACAGGAGACGGGTCTATTGCATACCAGTCATTAAAATGCCTACCATTACTATAACTCCAGAGCAATTCACCAGTATGTGCATCAAGAACATATAGCCTACCATCTGAAGCATCAAAAAAATCCACCGGATCACGAGAAGCTCCAAGAAAAACATAGCCATCAGCAATTGCGGGAGAGCTTCTCATCCTATTTTTATAAGAGGTGTCCCAATTAAAATCCCATTTATGCACTCCTGTATCTGCATCTAAAACATGCAAATTACCATTTACAGTAAAATAAATATTACCATATGCAACGGAAGGGGCTGTTCTGTCCCCATAATAATCACCATGAAAATATTTCCACTTAAGATCGCCGTTATCTTTATCTAAAGCAAAAATATCATAACCAGCTAAAACATATACTCTATCACCAAATACAACAGGCGAAGCACTTGAAACCCTCCCGTATCGAGGGCTATAACTCCACTTTAATTCACCTGTTCTAGCATCCAGCGCATATATCTTATCTGCACCAAAATAGACTACTCCCTCCGATACAGCGGGAGATGACCAAAGTATACTCCCGACATCATAAGCCCATCTCAAATTACCCGTTTTCGCATCTAAAGCATAGAGCATTCCTGAACCCCAGCAAGAAAAATAAACAATACCGTCACACACAGTCGGTGAGGCCAAAATTAGAGAAGGGGCGAGGTAACTCCACCTAAACTCACCTGTTTCTGCATCGAGGGCATAAAGTTTACCGTTTCGACTTCCGAAATAGACATATCCATCATAAACAACGGGGGTAGTAAGAATACCAACATTGGGGCCATCTTTACTTTCATCCAGACTAAAGCACCACTTTTCAATCCCTGTTTGTGCGTCAATTGCCTTAAGGCGACCATGCCTTCCTACTATCTCCCACCAATAAGTTGAATACCACTGCGTACCTATATAAACCGTTCCATTTGCAACTGTTGGACGAGAACGTCCCTCGTTATATCTGTCCCCGTAATAAATCCATGTTTTTTTAAGAGGAAGATATATACTTTTTTCGACAGGATTATAGCCAGTGTGTGCAGGATTATAATTAAACATCGGCCACGAAGAGGCATTAGCATGCCCCAAATTAAGACAACACAGGAAAGTCACAACAAACCCTATTAAATAAGCAATTGGAAAAAAATAACGGAAAATTTTCCTTTTAATTTTCAAATCTCCTTCCATAACAACCCCACTAAAAAATAATTATTCTCTTTAATAAAATAAATTCCTGTTTTTTATTAGAAAATTTTTTAATAATTTTTTTCCAAACTTAATTCTAAGCTATTAACGAATTAACGTTAATACGTTAATAGGCTGGTAAATTGATATTTAATTTGTATCCACCCTCAATTAATCCCCTCTTGTCAAGGAATGAGATTGCCGCGCTTCGCTCGCCTGCCTGCCGGTAGGCACGGTAATGACTAGCCTGCAAACCATAAGCCCGCCAGCGGCGGGCAAGCAACTGCCATTCGCTAATTACCATTAACGCCATATCATTTTTAGGCGGAAAAATAGGTTGTTCAGGAAATAAGCCGAAGCTGTTTGAGCCAGGCTTATATCCATCTTACAACGTAGTTGGAAGTTTTGGCTTTTTGAAGCCAAAGAAAAGGATATAGTTTAGACTGACGAGTTCTGCCTGCCTGCCGGCAGGCAGGCAGGCGCCTGAACGACCGTACATTTTGGAGCCGTTCAAAAAATGATCGGCCGCCCTTCTTTTGCTTCGTTTTCTTGGGCGAGCAAGAAAATGAAGGAGAGTAAAATTCATAATTAAGAATAACCACAAAAAAAATAATTGAATAAACAAAAACAAATCAGCTGTTACGATTAAAAACGAGATTGCTTCGGTCGCTACGTTCTCTCGCAATGACGAGCCTACGACCATAAGCCCTGCTATCGGCGAGCAAGCAACTGCCATCAGCCATCTGCCAGTTGCCATATCATTTAAAAACAGTTGCCAGTCTCCAGGAAAATTAAAAGAGCTTTTTGTAAGGTTTGGACTTTTTAAAACCCCGGTGGGCCGGGTGGACAGCGACCCTCCAGAGGCGGGCAGGCATATGAGCACGCCGTTAAGCGAAGGAGATTCAAACATCTGCGGCAAATTGCGTGTCCTTTAGGACAAATAGCAATTTCGCAATGAGAGAATCGACTGAGTAGGCGCGCGCAATCAGGAGCTGTTGCCTGCCCACAAAAAAGAAATCCTTAAAAATTAAAAATTTTAATTAAAAACAAAAAAAACAGGTCTTCACTTAGTTGACCTGGTCTTTGACCCCACACTCGCCTGTTGAGAGCCCCGCACTCGTTTAACTCGAACACTCATACTCTTCTCCCCATCGCGTTGGATGGGAACAGGACTTACCCCTAAGCCGCACCATGCTCACCCCGACAAGTCAGAGCTTACGTGGATCCTTTTGCCTGCGACTGGCATGGACTATCTCCGCAAAAATATTGCGAAGAGCAACCACAAACCTAAGTGAAAACCCGCTTTATTAAACTATTTTAATCCCTTGAGGCCTTTTAAACAAGTTTACGACGAACCCAGTTGTAAAAATGACGTCTCTCTGCATCAACCGATAACATTTTCTCCGCAATATCCTGAGAAGGAACATTGTAGTTGTTCAGTTCAATTCTTTTTTTTATCTCTTTTACATCGATATTTCTGCAAGATTTATCAAGAAAAAAAAGACCTTTTACCCTTTTTTTCGACTTACTTTTTGTTTTATTTCCAGCAACCTTTACAGAAAATTTTTCCTTCACTTTCTTCAAACCCTTCTGTCAGAGTTGCCCCTCTTATAATTTCATCGGAAAAAATTTGTTTAAACTTGAGAGAAAAATAAGATTTTTTTAATTAAATATCGCAAACCCGGGCAATGGTTAAGACCGAAAGATTCTTCGCCCCTGCCTTAAGCAGAACCTTGCCGCATTCATTCACTGTAGAACCGGTGGTAAAAACATCATCTATTAAAAGCAAAGATTTTCCCGTAATGTTTTTGTTCCCGTTAAAAACAAAGGCGCCTTTAACATTTTGCTTTCTCTCTTTGAGGGAAAGCTTGGTTTGATCTACTTCTTCAGCAACCCGCCTCAAAGTTGCTTCGCAAATCAAGTCCGTCCTTTTGGCAATTTCTTGAGCTAAAAGATGCGCTTGATTGTATCCTCTGTAAAGCTCTTTTTTGCGGCTTAAAGGCACATTTGTAATCAAATCAACATTATTGAAGTCATTTGCCAAACCTGTCATCATCTCAGCGAATGTTGCCGCCAACCCCCTTGCGTTTTTGTACTTAAATTTATGAATCGCAGTCCTTAAGTTCCCTTCATAGAGACCAAGTGAGCGGGCAACTGAGAACTTAAATTTGTTCTTGCATTCCCTGCAATCATCTACTTCCATGCTGCATGGTTTGCCGCATCTTTTACAAATCGGGGGCTGAATAAGTGAAAAAGAATCTAAACAATCGGGGCATAAAAGATTCTTGGAAAAGGCGCCACAAGCCCGGCATCTTGCCGGATAAAATAAATCGAGAAATCCCTTAAATGTATCTTTCATCTAAGCCCCAATTAAATAATGGCAATTATATATTGCCAAATAGGAATCGTTATCATGCTAAGGACAGTGGCAGATACTATCGCGACAGACAAAAAATCGGCATCGAGCCCGTACTTAAGCCCTATAATGAAAGAAAGCATAGCGGCAGGCATAGAGGTCTCCAAAACAACAACACTAAGAGAACCGGCACTCAAATTAGCCAGATTGCCCACAATATAAGCAAGCATCGGAGATAGAATTAGTTTTATTCCACAGAGCAAAACAATCAATAACTTGTGCTGCCCCAATTTATCAAAACGCAGCGAAAGCCCGATTGAAAGCATAATTAAAGGTATTGCCGCCGCGCTTAAATAATTCAAGCTCTTTAAAATAAAGAGCGGAAGAACAACGCCCCGAAAGAAAAGCCCTACAAAAAGAGCGATTAAGGGCGGAAAGGTAACGACTTCTTTTATCTTATTTATTTTTTTGCCATTAGTTCCGTAAACTTCGGCAAAATAAAGGCCGATTGTGAAAGCAAATATAACGGTACCGAATATGTCATAGAAAATTGCTTTTGCCAGCGCTTCCTCGCCCAAAAGACCAAGTGTAAGAGGATAGCCCAGATAACCGGTGTTCCCAATTGCCGCAGCCAGCAAAAATGCCCCAACGGTTGGGTTTTTTAAAGGAAGCAATCTCGTTATGAAAAAGGCCGTAGCAGCACAACTCAACATTACAACCCATCCGACCAGTGGAATAGATAAAAGATTTATGGAAATTTGTGAATTGCGGATAGCTAAAAAAA
It includes:
- a CDS encoding PQQ-binding-like beta-propeller repeat protein; the protein is MEGDLKIKRKIFRYFFPIAYLIGFVVTFLCCLNLGHANASSWPMFNYNPAHTGYNPVEKSIYLPLKKTWIYYGDRYNEGRSRPTVANGTVYIGTQWYSTYWWEIVGRHGRLKAIDAQTGIEKWCFSLDESKDGPNVGILTTPVVYDGYVYFGSRNGKLYALDAETGEFRWSYLAPSLILASPTVCDGIVYFSCWGSGMLYALDAKTGNLRWAYDVGSILWSSPAVSEGVVYFGADKIYALDARTGELKWSYSPRYGRVSSASPVVFGDRVYVLAGYDIFALDKDNGDLKWKYFHGDYYGDRTAPSVAYGNIYFTVNGNLHVLDADTGVHKWDFNWDTSYKNRMRSSPAIADGYVFLGASRDPVDFFDASDGRLYVLDAHTGELLWSYSNGRHFNDWYAIDPSPVVAEGMVFANLSTKIFLAFKSSKPLSIISDISVSPQVLDPYKKDERATLHYDLNKEANLTLEILNSSKHIVKSIDLGTKEPGSDHYEWWGVIDCPEIGLNDDKGVFLAPDGEYTIRLTAQDIEDGSVIDTKEVKVQVETSW
- a CDS encoding flagellar biosynthesis anti-sigma factor FlgM, producing the protein MKEKFSVKVAGNKTKSKSKKRVKGLFFLDKSCRNIDVKEIKKRIELNNYNVPSQDIAEKMLSVDAERRHFYNWVRRKLV
- the raiA gene encoding ribosome-associated translation inhibitor RaiA; translated protein: MQFIVKGHNIEVTDALRKHAEEKISKITRHFSQVMKIEVEFDVEKNPSIHDNQKVGVTIFTKGPFIKASNSSKDMYVSIDKVVDKLERQIEKYKGKTYRSNSKYTSLKEVLREQEISAEQKESNAEHTEPEIVKIKQFSIKPMSPEEAVMQMDLIGHSFFVFRNAITEETNVVYKRNDDNYGLIEPSYNVKK
- a CDS encoding AEC family transporter, which gives rise to MDILSLFGLILSAVTLIALGYLSKVTGLLKHEDSTILNNVIIYLALPALIFLAIRNSQISINLLSIPLVGWVVMLSCAATAFFITRLLPLKNPTVGAFLLAAAIGNTGYLGYPLTLGLLGEEALAKAIFYDIFGTVIFAFTIGLYFAEVYGTNGKKINKIKEVVTFPPLIALFVGLFFRGVVLPLFILKSLNYLSAAAIPLIMLSIGLSLRFDKLGQHKLLIVLLCGIKLILSPMLAYIVGNLANLSAGSLSVVVLETSMPAAMLSFIIGLKYGLDADFLSVAIVSATVLSMITIPIWQYIIAII
- a CDS encoding Ig-like domain-containing protein, whose translation is MTRLLTKKIICLIMAFCFLFFSTPLSYAWDPVTHWHINREANPEIKESNFDLYCDNGTGPDMFVMGDLCDYVHSPDLNREEDFAHKPNFAYLMLKARGLNNVSSSYYASGLGWGGHIAADWVAHDLELFPIPKSDKTDMALYGPPHLNGEFLYDYYMFLTRGPIKFPLWFKPKQIQKALVNYYLIDEHEKKPGLPDEVIKEYALTNLLSESEIKKRIVIFNCTVAALHATLASKTLVDISTGKTPFFLYNMRSRGAEENIALSVQTVRNWSKDLVPRNHIPFNEINPVRFYPLLPVPNIPEHLAYLPESRGFLDILSPFNTKFAWAEPLPGFNYAEEGPDSFHLTEATKYLFWLDVVEQAEQKGILQIEEKTELRDGEEWFTAEVKITDDELFDEIVKDEILEHIKNPSSTTDKKFAYFMRNFIVDQISDIDKLMDMTPPTISNLSPEDGSFINDSTPEIYAYLLDLPASGHGNENGIGIEEGSISLTLNGEDLRFTYSKETGALVAALESTLHDGEYEIEVKVSDKAGNETEKMWKFTIDTIPPEVDYEVLNKLINVKKETKAEIETTTNEPTTYLAEIFKVKDKENGNKGDAVFTYTNEEFSQNFTFTWDGRDDDGTLIKNGVYTIRITALDRAKNTTSFEEKVNVNNEAGGQVQKQQSQFLQDLRGGLSFLYSLFKDNS
- a CDS encoding cold shock domain-containing protein; the encoded protein is MVVKGKVKWFNAEKGYGFIEQEDGEDVFVHFSAIQDEGFKTLQEGQEVEFEVTTGDKGLQAENVRGIK
- a CDS encoding ComF family protein; translated protein: MKDTFKGFLDLFYPARCRACGAFSKNLLCPDCLDSFSLIQPPICKRCGKPCSMEVDDCRECKNKFKFSVARSLGLYEGNLRTAIHKFKYKNARGLAATFAEMMTGLANDFNNVDLITNVPLSRKKELYRGYNQAHLLAQEIAKRTDLICEATLRRVAEEVDQTKLSLKERKQNVKGAFVFNGNKNITGKSLLLIDDVFTTGSTVNECGKVLLKAGAKNLSVLTIARVCDI